A stretch of Rhizobium glycinendophyticum DNA encodes these proteins:
- a CDS encoding ABC transporter ATP-binding protein, producing MNAPYSVVSAKNLSLTFETNDGPVHALSNVDLEVKKGDFVSFIGPSGCGKTTFLRVIADLEKHTAGEITVNGMSPEEARKARSYGYVFQAAALYPWRTIENNIALPLEIMGYSAAEKKKRIEQTLDLVNLSGFAKKYPWQLSGGMQQRASIARALAFDADLLLMDEPFGALDEIVRDHLNSELLKLWARTNKTICFVTHSIPEAVYLSTKIVVMSPRPGRVTDIIESTLPKERPLDIRETPEFLEIAHRVREGLKAGHSYEE from the coding sequence ATGAATGCACCCTACTCGGTCGTCTCGGCCAAGAACCTCAGCCTCACCTTCGAGACCAATGACGGACCGGTCCACGCCCTGTCCAACGTCGATCTGGAGGTGAAGAAGGGCGACTTCGTTTCCTTCATCGGCCCCTCCGGCTGCGGCAAGACCACCTTCCTGCGCGTCATCGCCGACCTCGAAAAACACACGGCCGGCGAGATCACCGTCAATGGCATGTCGCCGGAAGAGGCCCGCAAGGCGCGCTCCTACGGCTATGTCTTCCAGGCGGCGGCCCTTTACCCCTGGCGCACGATCGAGAACAACATCGCCCTGCCGCTCGAAATCATGGGTTATAGTGCAGCTGAAAAGAAGAAGCGCATCGAACAGACGCTGGATCTCGTCAACCTCTCGGGCTTTGCCAAGAAATATCCCTGGCAGCTCTCCGGTGGCATGCAGCAGCGCGCCTCGATCGCCCGCGCGCTCGCCTTCGACGCCGACCTCTTGCTGATGGACGAGCCCTTCGGCGCGCTCGACGAAATCGTCCGCGACCACCTCAATTCCGAGTTGTTGAAGCTCTGGGCCCGCACCAACAAAACGATCTGCTTCGTGACCCACTCGATTCCCGAAGCCGTCTACCTCTCGACCAAGATCGTCGTCATGAGCCCGCGTCCGGGCCGGGTGACCGATATCATCGAATCGACACTGCCGAAGGAACGCCCGCTCGACATCCGCGAGACGCCGGAGTTCTTGGAGATCGCGCACCGAGTGCGCGAGGGTCTGAAGGCGGGGCATTCTTATGAGGAATAG
- a CDS encoding endonuclease domain-containing protein: protein MPHSNIDPKTRKHARTLRSELTKAEREMWDILRDFRSRGARFRRETPIGPYIADFAWLAARIVVEVDGDSHETDAGRKHDIRRDAFMTSQGFKVLRFDNDLVIDNPDHVYLTIKASIAHLLREEATP from the coding sequence ATGCCGCATTCCAACATCGATCCGAAAACTCGCAAACACGCCCGCACCTTGCGCTCCGAACTGACGAAAGCAGAGCGGGAAATGTGGGACATTCTGCGCGACTTCCGTTCGCGTGGAGCACGCTTCCGCAGGGAAACGCCAATTGGCCCTTACATCGCTGATTTTGCCTGGCTCGCAGCGCGCATCGTCGTTGAAGTCGATGGCGACAGCCATGAAACCGATGCTGGACGCAAACACGATATCCGCCGAGACGCCTTCATGACGTCACAAGGCTTCAAAGTGCTGCGCTTCGACAACGATCTGGTGATCGACAATCCCGACCATGTCTATCTGACGATCAAGGCATCCATTGCGCACCTGCTGCGGGAGGAGGCCACCCCATGA
- a CDS encoding ABC transporter permease: MTSAPSAFRDRILPVLTVILAILVIWHVFVVYLNAPFVRDQAARANEEMTFAQVVERTFAQERPILPAPHQIVAELWDTTINKAVTSKRSLVYHAWITLSATLAGFAMGTVLGIVLAIAIVHNRAMDKSLMPWVIASQTIPILAIAPMIIVVLNSIGISGLMPKALISTYLSFFPIVVGMVKGLRSPDMLLLDLMHTYNASQSQTFWKLRWPASMPYLFTSLKVAIAISLVGAIVGELPTGAVAGLGARLLSGSYYGQTIQIWAALFMAAGLAALLVSIVGMAHTRVLARMGVKP, translated from the coding sequence ATGACATCAGCCCCTTCCGCCTTCCGTGACCGCATTTTGCCGGTTCTGACCGTCATTCTCGCGATCCTCGTCATCTGGCACGTCTTCGTCGTCTACCTGAACGCGCCCTTCGTGCGCGACCAGGCCGCCCGGGCCAATGAGGAGATGACCTTTGCCCAGGTCGTCGAGCGCACCTTCGCCCAGGAACGGCCAATCCTGCCCGCCCCGCATCAGATCGTCGCCGAGCTCTGGGATACCACCATCAACAAGGCCGTCACCTCCAAGCGCAGCCTCGTCTACCATGCCTGGATCACGCTCTCGGCGACGCTTGCCGGCTTTGCCATGGGCACCGTGCTTGGCATCGTGCTGGCGATTGCCATCGTTCATAACCGGGCCATGGACAAGTCGCTGATGCCCTGGGTCATCGCCTCCCAGACGATTCCGATCCTTGCGATTGCGCCGATGATCATCGTCGTTCTGAATTCGATCGGCATCTCAGGCCTCATGCCCAAGGCCCTGATTTCGACCTATCTTTCCTTCTTCCCGATCGTCGTCGGCATGGTGAAGGGCCTGCGCAGCCCTGACATGCTGCTGCTCGACCTGATGCACACCTATAACGCCAGCCAGTCCCAGACCTTCTGGAAGCTGCGCTGGCCGGCCTCCATGCCCTATCTCTTCACCTCGCTGAAGGTGGCCATCGCGATCTCGCTGGTCGGCGCGATCGTCGGTGAACTGCCGACAGGCGCCGTCGCTGGACTCGGTGCCCGCCTTTTGTCGGGATCTTACTATGGCCAGACCATCCAGATCTGGGCCGCCCTCTTCATGGCGGCGGGCTTGGCTGCCCTCCTCGTCTCGATCGTCGGCATGGCCCATACACGGGTTCTCGCACGCATGGGGGTCAAGCCATGA